One genomic window of Bacteroidota bacterium includes the following:
- the panC gene encoding pantoate--beta-alanine ligase, which translates to MEILRTVAAMQQHADAQRCAGKRLALVPTMGALHEGHLSLVSRARTLADHVTVSIFVNPTQFGPNEDFDAYPRTIDADLAKLDALGGVDAVFMPGVADMYPNTQAAHKAWVSVKDLDQHLCGAYRDGHFLGVTTVVTKLFNACRPHLGVFGLKDAQQFLILRRMSHDLNMGIELVGVPTYRESDGLAASSRNVYLSDLQRSQAPALHAGLQLGKAAIEAGEQHPDAIKELVANHINTNTDGEIQYIEVVDTHDIQPVDTLTGQAEVLIALAVYFGRTRLIDNVFVSVEQN; encoded by the coding sequence ATGGAAATTTTGAGAACGGTTGCTGCAATGCAACAGCACGCTGACGCCCAGCGCTGTGCCGGCAAAAGGTTGGCGCTCGTTCCTACCATGGGTGCATTACATGAGGGACACCTGTCCCTGGTTTCTCGCGCCCGTACACTGGCTGATCATGTGACGGTTTCAATTTTTGTAAACCCAACCCAGTTTGGCCCCAACGAAGACTTTGATGCGTACCCACGCACCATTGATGCTGACCTGGCAAAGCTCGATGCGCTTGGTGGTGTGGATGCTGTGTTTATGCCGGGGGTAGCAGACATGTATCCCAACACCCAGGCCGCGCACAAGGCGTGGGTTTCAGTGAAGGACCTTGATCAGCATCTCTGTGGGGCGTATCGCGATGGACATTTCCTGGGGGTAACAACAGTTGTTACCAAGCTGTTTAACGCTTGCCGGCCCCATTTGGGTGTGTTTGGACTCAAAGATGCACAGCAGTTTCTGATTCTCCGCAGGATGTCTCACGACCTGAATATGGGTATTGAATTGGTAGGTGTGCCTACCTACCGCGAATCGGATGGTCTTGCGGCATCATCCCGTAATGTGTATTTGTCTGATTTGCAACGCAGCCAAGCGCCGGCGCTACACGCAGGGTTACAGTTGGGTAAAGCAGCCATCGAAGCCGGCGAGCAGCATCCTGATGCCATCAAAGAACTTGTCGCAAACCACATCAACACAAATACCGATGGAGAAATTCAATATATCGAAGTAGTGGATACGCACGATATTCAGCCGGTTGATACCCTCACGGGACAGGCTGAGGTTTTAATTGCGCTGGCGGTCTATTTTGGCCGAACCCGGCTCATTGACAACGTATTTGTGTCAGTTGAGCAAAACTAG
- a CDS encoding WG repeat-containing protein, protein MKRNHLFCALLVFVGLGLFASTSQAQDRLYPVRSGNGFGFINSDGELKIEARFDSALDFVDGLAPVKITGLWGFVDENGEIVIDALYDRVHVFSEGLARVSRKGKWGFVNSNGEEVIKIRYTDALDFSEGFAAVQRKKGGKAKWGFIDLTGEEVIPVKFASALSFSNGLAPVERKKKFGFVSAGGSWGYIDTTGELVIKDSYNVARAFSEETSLIYNKGVYAFINADNERIIEAPYERVHSFADGYARVYDAGGWGFMDKGGEVTIDMVFDHAYDFSEGLALVKYGLKWGYVDESGEFAIQPRFDKGWSFNGDLARVFIDGQMGYINKIGALIWPMDAN, encoded by the coding sequence TTGAAACGGAACCATCTTTTCTGTGCCCTGCTTGTTTTTGTTGGATTGGGGCTCTTTGCTTCTACCTCGCAAGCACAAGATCGCCTGTATCCTGTGCGTAGCGGCAACGGTTTTGGGTTTATCAACAGCGATGGTGAGCTGAAAATAGAAGCCCGCTTTGATTCTGCACTAGACTTTGTTGATGGGCTCGCGCCAGTTAAAATTACTGGCTTGTGGGGCTTTGTAGATGAAAATGGCGAAATAGTCATTGATGCTTTGTACGACCGCGTCCACGTATTCTCAGAAGGGCTTGCCCGTGTAAGCCGGAAAGGTAAATGGGGCTTTGTGAACAGCAATGGGGAAGAAGTGATTAAAATACGGTATACGGATGCGCTGGATTTTTCAGAGGGATTTGCAGCTGTTCAACGTAAAAAAGGCGGCAAGGCCAAATGGGGATTCATTGATTTGACAGGAGAAGAGGTGATACCCGTTAAATTTGCCAGTGCACTCTCTTTTTCGAACGGCCTTGCACCCGTAGAGCGAAAAAAGAAGTTTGGCTTTGTATCAGCCGGCGGTTCCTGGGGATATATCGATACCACCGGTGAACTTGTTATTAAAGACAGTTATAACGTTGCGCGTGCCTTTAGTGAAGAGACTTCGCTCATTTACAACAAAGGCGTGTATGCATTTATCAACGCAGACAATGAGCGGATTATAGAAGCACCCTATGAACGCGTACACAGCTTTGCTGACGGCTATGCGCGTGTGTATGATGCCGGTGGCTGGGGCTTTATGGACAAAGGCGGCGAAGTTACCATCGATATGGTTTTTGACCATGCCTACGACTTCTCGGAGGGCCTTGCGCTCGTCAAGTACGGATTGAAGTGGGGATATGTCGACGAATCCGGCGAATTTGCCATTCAACCCCGTTTTGACAAAGGTTGGAGTTTCAATGGCGATCTGGCCCGCGTTTTCATAGACGGCCAAATGGGCTACATTAACAAGATCGGCGCGCTCATCTGGCCCATGGATGCTAACTGA